The Chiloscyllium punctatum isolate Juve2018m chromosome 2, sChiPun1.3, whole genome shotgun sequence genome has a window encoding:
- the hnrnpk gene encoding heterogeneous nuclear ribonucleoprotein K isoform X2, protein METDQQDIKYNSPETNGSSLSPGSCKRPAEDHDGEQAFKRSRNNDQCVELRLLLQSKNAGAVIGKGGKNIKSLRTDYNASVSVPDSSGPERILSINADIETIGDILSKIIPTLEETLQYQHYKGKDFDCELRMLVHQSQAGSIIGVKGVKIKELRETTQTTIKLFQECCPHSTDRVVLLGGKPDRVVECIKIIMGLLAESPVKGRAQPYDPNFYDETYDYGGFTMMFDDRGRRPVPFQMRGRGGPHPPSPGYERRVPMGIGGRGRPMPPPRRDAYDDMSPPTRRGPPPLPRTARGGRGGRILPPPPPPRGDRTLYGRNRMNDRYDGMGGSGYGGRGGYGDLGGPIITTQVTIPKDLAGSIIGKGGQRIKQIRHESGASIKIDEPLEGSEDRIITITGTQDQIQNAQYLLQNSYSSRFAPLS, encoded by the exons ATGGAAACTGATCAGCAAGACATCAAATATAACAGCCCAGAGACCAACGGTAGTAGTCTTAGCCCTGGTTCTT GCAAACGTCCCGCTGAGGACCATGATGGAGAGCAAGCCTTTAAGAGGTCTCGGAATAATGATCAGTGTGTGGAACTACGGCTTCTGTTGCAGAGCAAG AATGCTGGAGCAGTAATTGGAAAAGGTGGCAAAAATATCAAGTCATTGCGTACAGAC TACAATGCCAGTGTATCAGTCCCAGACAGCAGTGGCCCCGAGCG CATATTGAGTATAAATGCGGATATTGAAACAATTGGAGATATATTATCGAAGATCATCCCAACTTTGGAAGAG ACCTTACAGTATCAACACTATAAAGGAAAGGATTTTGACTGTGAACTAAGAATGCTTGTTCACCAAAGCCAAGCTGGGAGCATCATTGGTGTCAAGGGagtaaaaataaaggagctgagagAG ACCACACAGACAACTATTAAACTGTTCCAGGAGTGTTGTCCTCATTCAACGGATAGGGTCGTCCTGCTTGGCGGTAAGCCAGACAGAGTGGTTGAGTGCATCAAGATTATAATGGGACTATTGGCAGAG TCTCCCGTCAAGGGACGTGCACAGCCATACGATCCAAATTTCTACGATGAAACCTATGATTATGGTGGTTTTACAATGATGTTTGATGACCGAGGAAGACGTCCAGTTCCCTTTCAGATGCGTGGCAGGGGTGGGCCCCATCCTCCCTCTCCTGGATATGAGCGTAGAGTTCCCATGGGAATTGGGGGCAGAGGCCGTCCAATGCCCCCACCCAGAAGAGATGCTTATGATGACATGAGCCCACCAACGCGCAGGGGCCCACCACCTCTGCCCCGTACTGCaagaggtgggagaggtggccgtattctccctcccccacctccacctaGAGG TGACCGTACTCTCTATGGCAGGAACAGAATGAATGATCGCTATGATGGAATG GGTGGTTCTGGATATG GCGGCCGTGGTGGATATGGAGATTTGGGAGGGCCAATCATTACTACACAAGTCACAATCCCTAAAGAT CTGGCTGGTTCTATAATCGGTAAAGGAGGTCAGAGAATTAAGCAAATTCGTCATGAGTCTGGAGCATCCATTAAGATCGATGAACCTCTTGAAGGCTCTGAGGATCGCATAATCACCATTACAGGCACACAGGACCAGATCCAGAATGCACAGTATCTGCTGCAGAACAG CTACAGCAGCCGCTTTGCGCCCTTAAGCTGA
- the hnrnpk gene encoding heterogeneous nuclear ribonucleoprotein K isoform X1: METDQQDIKYNSPETNGSSLSPGSCKRPAEDHDGEQAFKRSRNNDQCVELRLLLQSKNAGAVIGKGGKNIKSLRTDYNASVSVPDSSGPERILSINADIETIGDILSKIIPTLEETLQYQHYKGKDFDCELRMLVHQSQAGSIIGVKGVKIKELRETTQTTIKLFQECCPHSTDRVVLLGGKPDRVVECIKIIMGLLAESPVKGRAQPYDPNFYDETYDYGGFTMMFDDRGRRPVPFQMRGRGGPHPPSPGYERRVPMGIGGRGRPMPPPRRDAYDDMSPPTRRGPPPLPRTARGGRGGRILPPPPPPRGDRTLYGRNRMNDRYDGMGGSGYGGRGGYGDLGGPIITTQVTIPKDLAGSIIGKGGQRIKQIRHESGASIKIDEPLEGSEDRIITITGTQDQIQNAQYLLQNSAATAAALRP; this comes from the exons ATGGAAACTGATCAGCAAGACATCAAATATAACAGCCCAGAGACCAACGGTAGTAGTCTTAGCCCTGGTTCTT GCAAACGTCCCGCTGAGGACCATGATGGAGAGCAAGCCTTTAAGAGGTCTCGGAATAATGATCAGTGTGTGGAACTACGGCTTCTGTTGCAGAGCAAG AATGCTGGAGCAGTAATTGGAAAAGGTGGCAAAAATATCAAGTCATTGCGTACAGAC TACAATGCCAGTGTATCAGTCCCAGACAGCAGTGGCCCCGAGCG CATATTGAGTATAAATGCGGATATTGAAACAATTGGAGATATATTATCGAAGATCATCCCAACTTTGGAAGAG ACCTTACAGTATCAACACTATAAAGGAAAGGATTTTGACTGTGAACTAAGAATGCTTGTTCACCAAAGCCAAGCTGGGAGCATCATTGGTGTCAAGGGagtaaaaataaaggagctgagagAG ACCACACAGACAACTATTAAACTGTTCCAGGAGTGTTGTCCTCATTCAACGGATAGGGTCGTCCTGCTTGGCGGTAAGCCAGACAGAGTGGTTGAGTGCATCAAGATTATAATGGGACTATTGGCAGAG TCTCCCGTCAAGGGACGTGCACAGCCATACGATCCAAATTTCTACGATGAAACCTATGATTATGGTGGTTTTACAATGATGTTTGATGACCGAGGAAGACGTCCAGTTCCCTTTCAGATGCGTGGCAGGGGTGGGCCCCATCCTCCCTCTCCTGGATATGAGCGTAGAGTTCCCATGGGAATTGGGGGCAGAGGCCGTCCAATGCCCCCACCCAGAAGAGATGCTTATGATGACATGAGCCCACCAACGCGCAGGGGCCCACCACCTCTGCCCCGTACTGCaagaggtgggagaggtggccgtattctccctcccccacctccacctaGAGG TGACCGTACTCTCTATGGCAGGAACAGAATGAATGATCGCTATGATGGAATG GGTGGTTCTGGATATG GCGGCCGTGGTGGATATGGAGATTTGGGAGGGCCAATCATTACTACACAAGTCACAATCCCTAAAGAT CTGGCTGGTTCTATAATCGGTAAAGGAGGTCAGAGAATTAAGCAAATTCGTCATGAGTCTGGAGCATCCATTAAGATCGATGAACCTCTTGAAGGCTCTGAGGATCGCATAATCACCATTACAGGCACACAGGACCAGATCCAGAATGCACAGTATCTGCTGCAGAACAG TGCAGCTACAGCAGCCGCTTTGCGCCCTTAA
- the hnrnpk gene encoding heterogeneous nuclear ribonucleoprotein K isoform X4, protein METDQQDIKYNSPETNGSSLSPGSCKRPAEDHDGEQAFKRSRNNDQCVELRLLLQSKNAGAVIGKGGKNIKSLRTDYNASVSVPDSSGPERILSINADIETIGDILSKIIPTLEEYQHYKGKDFDCELRMLVHQSQAGSIIGVKGVKIKELRETTQTTIKLFQECCPHSTDRVVLLGGKPDRVVECIKIIMGLLAESPVKGRAQPYDPNFYDETYDYGGFTMMFDDRGRRPVPFQMRGRGGPHPPSPGYERRVPMGIGGRGRPMPPPRRDAYDDMSPPTRRGPPPLPRTARGGRGGRILPPPPPPRGDRTLYGRNRMNDRYDGMGGSGYGGRGGYGDLGGPIITTQVTIPKDLAGSIIGKGGQRIKQIRHESGASIKIDEPLEGSEDRIITITGTQDQIQNAQYLLQNSAATAAALRP, encoded by the exons ATGGAAACTGATCAGCAAGACATCAAATATAACAGCCCAGAGACCAACGGTAGTAGTCTTAGCCCTGGTTCTT GCAAACGTCCCGCTGAGGACCATGATGGAGAGCAAGCCTTTAAGAGGTCTCGGAATAATGATCAGTGTGTGGAACTACGGCTTCTGTTGCAGAGCAAG AATGCTGGAGCAGTAATTGGAAAAGGTGGCAAAAATATCAAGTCATTGCGTACAGAC TACAATGCCAGTGTATCAGTCCCAGACAGCAGTGGCCCCGAGCG CATATTGAGTATAAATGCGGATATTGAAACAATTGGAGATATATTATCGAAGATCATCCCAACTTTGGAAGAG TATCAACACTATAAAGGAAAGGATTTTGACTGTGAACTAAGAATGCTTGTTCACCAAAGCCAAGCTGGGAGCATCATTGGTGTCAAGGGagtaaaaataaaggagctgagagAG ACCACACAGACAACTATTAAACTGTTCCAGGAGTGTTGTCCTCATTCAACGGATAGGGTCGTCCTGCTTGGCGGTAAGCCAGACAGAGTGGTTGAGTGCATCAAGATTATAATGGGACTATTGGCAGAG TCTCCCGTCAAGGGACGTGCACAGCCATACGATCCAAATTTCTACGATGAAACCTATGATTATGGTGGTTTTACAATGATGTTTGATGACCGAGGAAGACGTCCAGTTCCCTTTCAGATGCGTGGCAGGGGTGGGCCCCATCCTCCCTCTCCTGGATATGAGCGTAGAGTTCCCATGGGAATTGGGGGCAGAGGCCGTCCAATGCCCCCACCCAGAAGAGATGCTTATGATGACATGAGCCCACCAACGCGCAGGGGCCCACCACCTCTGCCCCGTACTGCaagaggtgggagaggtggccgtattctccctcccccacctccacctaGAGG TGACCGTACTCTCTATGGCAGGAACAGAATGAATGATCGCTATGATGGAATG GGTGGTTCTGGATATG GCGGCCGTGGTGGATATGGAGATTTGGGAGGGCCAATCATTACTACACAAGTCACAATCCCTAAAGAT CTGGCTGGTTCTATAATCGGTAAAGGAGGTCAGAGAATTAAGCAAATTCGTCATGAGTCTGGAGCATCCATTAAGATCGATGAACCTCTTGAAGGCTCTGAGGATCGCATAATCACCATTACAGGCACACAGGACCAGATCCAGAATGCACAGTATCTGCTGCAGAACAG TGCAGCTACAGCAGCCGCTTTGCGCCCTTAA
- the hnrnpk gene encoding heterogeneous nuclear ribonucleoprotein K isoform X5: METDQQDIKYNSPETNGSSLSPGSCKRPAEDHDGEQAFKRSRNNDQCVELRLLLQSKNAGAVIGKGGKNIKSLRTDYNASVSVPDSSGPERILSINADIETIGDILSKIIPTLEETLQYQHYKGKDFDCELRMLVHQSQAGSIIGVKGVKIKELRETTQTTIKLFQECCPHSTDRVVLLGGKPDRVVECIKIIMGLLAESPVKGRAQPYDPNFYDETYDYGGFTMMFDDRGRRPVPFQMRGRGGPHPPSPGYERRVPMGIGGRGRPMPPPRRDAYDDMSPPTRRGPPPLPRTARGGRGGRILPPPPPPRGNRMNDRYDGMGGSGYGGRGGYGDLGGPIITTQVTIPKDLAGSIIGKGGQRIKQIRHESGASIKIDEPLEGSEDRIITITGTQDQIQNAQYLLQNSAATAAALRP, encoded by the exons ATGGAAACTGATCAGCAAGACATCAAATATAACAGCCCAGAGACCAACGGTAGTAGTCTTAGCCCTGGTTCTT GCAAACGTCCCGCTGAGGACCATGATGGAGAGCAAGCCTTTAAGAGGTCTCGGAATAATGATCAGTGTGTGGAACTACGGCTTCTGTTGCAGAGCAAG AATGCTGGAGCAGTAATTGGAAAAGGTGGCAAAAATATCAAGTCATTGCGTACAGAC TACAATGCCAGTGTATCAGTCCCAGACAGCAGTGGCCCCGAGCG CATATTGAGTATAAATGCGGATATTGAAACAATTGGAGATATATTATCGAAGATCATCCCAACTTTGGAAGAG ACCTTACAGTATCAACACTATAAAGGAAAGGATTTTGACTGTGAACTAAGAATGCTTGTTCACCAAAGCCAAGCTGGGAGCATCATTGGTGTCAAGGGagtaaaaataaaggagctgagagAG ACCACACAGACAACTATTAAACTGTTCCAGGAGTGTTGTCCTCATTCAACGGATAGGGTCGTCCTGCTTGGCGGTAAGCCAGACAGAGTGGTTGAGTGCATCAAGATTATAATGGGACTATTGGCAGAG TCTCCCGTCAAGGGACGTGCACAGCCATACGATCCAAATTTCTACGATGAAACCTATGATTATGGTGGTTTTACAATGATGTTTGATGACCGAGGAAGACGTCCAGTTCCCTTTCAGATGCGTGGCAGGGGTGGGCCCCATCCTCCCTCTCCTGGATATGAGCGTAGAGTTCCCATGGGAATTGGGGGCAGAGGCCGTCCAATGCCCCCACCCAGAAGAGATGCTTATGATGACATGAGCCCACCAACGCGCAGGGGCCCACCACCTCTGCCCCGTACTGCaagaggtgggagaggtggccgtattctccctcccccacctccacctaGAGG GAACAGAATGAATGATCGCTATGATGGAATG GGTGGTTCTGGATATG GCGGCCGTGGTGGATATGGAGATTTGGGAGGGCCAATCATTACTACACAAGTCACAATCCCTAAAGAT CTGGCTGGTTCTATAATCGGTAAAGGAGGTCAGAGAATTAAGCAAATTCGTCATGAGTCTGGAGCATCCATTAAGATCGATGAACCTCTTGAAGGCTCTGAGGATCGCATAATCACCATTACAGGCACACAGGACCAGATCCAGAATGCACAGTATCTGCTGCAGAACAG TGCAGCTACAGCAGCCGCTTTGCGCCCTTAA
- the hnrnpk gene encoding heterogeneous nuclear ribonucleoprotein K isoform X3, with protein sequence METDQQDIKYNSPETNGSSLSPGSCKRPAEDHDGEQAFKRSRNNDQCVELRLLLQSKNAGAVIGKGGKNIKSLRTDYNASVSVPDSSGPERILSINADIETIGDILSKIIPTLEETLQYQHYKGKDFDCELRMLVHQSQAGSIIGVKGVKIKELRETTQTTIKLFQECCPHSTDRVVLLGGKPDRVVECIKIIMGLLAESPVKGRAQPYDPNFYDETYDYGGFTMMFDDRGRRPVPFQMRGRGGPHPPSPGYERRVPMGIGGRGRPMPPPRRDAYDDMSPPTRRGPPPLPRTARGGRGGRILPPPPPPRGDRTLYGRNRMNDRYDGMGGSGYGGRGGYGDLGGPIITTQVTIPKDLAGSIIGKGGQRIKQIRHESGASIKIDEPLEGSEDRIITITGTQDQIQNAQYLLQNSVRQYSGEFL encoded by the exons ATGGAAACTGATCAGCAAGACATCAAATATAACAGCCCAGAGACCAACGGTAGTAGTCTTAGCCCTGGTTCTT GCAAACGTCCCGCTGAGGACCATGATGGAGAGCAAGCCTTTAAGAGGTCTCGGAATAATGATCAGTGTGTGGAACTACGGCTTCTGTTGCAGAGCAAG AATGCTGGAGCAGTAATTGGAAAAGGTGGCAAAAATATCAAGTCATTGCGTACAGAC TACAATGCCAGTGTATCAGTCCCAGACAGCAGTGGCCCCGAGCG CATATTGAGTATAAATGCGGATATTGAAACAATTGGAGATATATTATCGAAGATCATCCCAACTTTGGAAGAG ACCTTACAGTATCAACACTATAAAGGAAAGGATTTTGACTGTGAACTAAGAATGCTTGTTCACCAAAGCCAAGCTGGGAGCATCATTGGTGTCAAGGGagtaaaaataaaggagctgagagAG ACCACACAGACAACTATTAAACTGTTCCAGGAGTGTTGTCCTCATTCAACGGATAGGGTCGTCCTGCTTGGCGGTAAGCCAGACAGAGTGGTTGAGTGCATCAAGATTATAATGGGACTATTGGCAGAG TCTCCCGTCAAGGGACGTGCACAGCCATACGATCCAAATTTCTACGATGAAACCTATGATTATGGTGGTTTTACAATGATGTTTGATGACCGAGGAAGACGTCCAGTTCCCTTTCAGATGCGTGGCAGGGGTGGGCCCCATCCTCCCTCTCCTGGATATGAGCGTAGAGTTCCCATGGGAATTGGGGGCAGAGGCCGTCCAATGCCCCCACCCAGAAGAGATGCTTATGATGACATGAGCCCACCAACGCGCAGGGGCCCACCACCTCTGCCCCGTACTGCaagaggtgggagaggtggccgtattctccctcccccacctccacctaGAGG TGACCGTACTCTCTATGGCAGGAACAGAATGAATGATCGCTATGATGGAATG GGTGGTTCTGGATATG GCGGCCGTGGTGGATATGGAGATTTGGGAGGGCCAATCATTACTACACAAGTCACAATCCCTAAAGAT CTGGCTGGTTCTATAATCGGTAAAGGAGGTCAGAGAATTAAGCAAATTCGTCATGAGTCTGGAGCATCCATTAAGATCGATGAACCTCTTGAAGGCTCTGAGGATCGCATAATCACCATTACAGGCACACAGGACCAGATCCAGAATGCACAGTATCTGCTGCAGAACAG TGTGAGGCAGTACTCTGGGGAGTTCTTGTAA
- the hnrnpk gene encoding heterogeneous nuclear ribonucleoprotein K isoform X7 — protein METDQQDIKYNSPETNGKRPAEDHDGEQAFKRSRNNDQCVELRLLLQSKNAGAVIGKGGKNIKSLRTDYNASVSVPDSSGPERILSINADIETIGDILSKIIPTLEEYQHYKGKDFDCELRMLVHQSQAGSIIGVKGVKIKELRETTQTTIKLFQECCPHSTDRVVLLGGKPDRVVECIKIIMGLLAESPVKGRAQPYDPNFYDETYDYGGFTMMFDDRGRRPVPFQMRGRGGPHPPSPGYERRVPMGIGGRGRPMPPPRRDAYDDMSPPTRRGPPPLPRTARGGRGGRILPPPPPPRGDRTLYGRNRMNDRYDGMGGSGYGGRGGYGDLGGPIITTQVTIPKDLAGSIIGKGGQRIKQIRHESGASIKIDEPLEGSEDRIITITGTQDQIQNAQYLLQNSAATAAALRP, from the exons ATGGAAACTGATCAGCAAGACATCAAATATAACAGCCCAGAGACCAACG GCAAACGTCCCGCTGAGGACCATGATGGAGAGCAAGCCTTTAAGAGGTCTCGGAATAATGATCAGTGTGTGGAACTACGGCTTCTGTTGCAGAGCAAG AATGCTGGAGCAGTAATTGGAAAAGGTGGCAAAAATATCAAGTCATTGCGTACAGAC TACAATGCCAGTGTATCAGTCCCAGACAGCAGTGGCCCCGAGCG CATATTGAGTATAAATGCGGATATTGAAACAATTGGAGATATATTATCGAAGATCATCCCAACTTTGGAAGAG TATCAACACTATAAAGGAAAGGATTTTGACTGTGAACTAAGAATGCTTGTTCACCAAAGCCAAGCTGGGAGCATCATTGGTGTCAAGGGagtaaaaataaaggagctgagagAG ACCACACAGACAACTATTAAACTGTTCCAGGAGTGTTGTCCTCATTCAACGGATAGGGTCGTCCTGCTTGGCGGTAAGCCAGACAGAGTGGTTGAGTGCATCAAGATTATAATGGGACTATTGGCAGAG TCTCCCGTCAAGGGACGTGCACAGCCATACGATCCAAATTTCTACGATGAAACCTATGATTATGGTGGTTTTACAATGATGTTTGATGACCGAGGAAGACGTCCAGTTCCCTTTCAGATGCGTGGCAGGGGTGGGCCCCATCCTCCCTCTCCTGGATATGAGCGTAGAGTTCCCATGGGAATTGGGGGCAGAGGCCGTCCAATGCCCCCACCCAGAAGAGATGCTTATGATGACATGAGCCCACCAACGCGCAGGGGCCCACCACCTCTGCCCCGTACTGCaagaggtgggagaggtggccgtattctccctcccccacctccacctaGAGG TGACCGTACTCTCTATGGCAGGAACAGAATGAATGATCGCTATGATGGAATG GGTGGTTCTGGATATG GCGGCCGTGGTGGATATGGAGATTTGGGAGGGCCAATCATTACTACACAAGTCACAATCCCTAAAGAT CTGGCTGGTTCTATAATCGGTAAAGGAGGTCAGAGAATTAAGCAAATTCGTCATGAGTCTGGAGCATCCATTAAGATCGATGAACCTCTTGAAGGCTCTGAGGATCGCATAATCACCATTACAGGCACACAGGACCAGATCCAGAATGCACAGTATCTGCTGCAGAACAG TGCAGCTACAGCAGCCGCTTTGCGCCCTTAA
- the hnrnpk gene encoding heterogeneous nuclear ribonucleoprotein K isoform X8 codes for METDQQDIKYNSPETNGKRPAEDHDGEQAFKRSRNNDQCVELRLLLQSKNAGAVIGKGGKNIKSLRTDYNASVSVPDSSGPERILSINADIETIGDILSKIIPTLEEYQHYKGKDFDCELRMLVHQSQAGSIIGVKGVKIKELRETTQTTIKLFQECCPHSTDRVVLLGGKPDRVVECIKIIMGLLAESPVKGRAQPYDPNFYDETYDYGGFTMMFDDRGRRPVPFQMRGRGGPHPPSPGYERRVPMGIGGRGRPMPPPRRDAYDDMSPPTRRGPPPLPRTARGGRGGRILPPPPPPRGDRTLYGRNRMNDRYDGMGGSGYGGRGGYGDLGGPIITTQVTIPKDLAGSIIGKGGQRIKQIRHESGASIKIDEPLEGSEDRIITITGTQDQIQNAQYLLQNSVRQYSGEFL; via the exons ATGGAAACTGATCAGCAAGACATCAAATATAACAGCCCAGAGACCAACG GCAAACGTCCCGCTGAGGACCATGATGGAGAGCAAGCCTTTAAGAGGTCTCGGAATAATGATCAGTGTGTGGAACTACGGCTTCTGTTGCAGAGCAAG AATGCTGGAGCAGTAATTGGAAAAGGTGGCAAAAATATCAAGTCATTGCGTACAGAC TACAATGCCAGTGTATCAGTCCCAGACAGCAGTGGCCCCGAGCG CATATTGAGTATAAATGCGGATATTGAAACAATTGGAGATATATTATCGAAGATCATCCCAACTTTGGAAGAG TATCAACACTATAAAGGAAAGGATTTTGACTGTGAACTAAGAATGCTTGTTCACCAAAGCCAAGCTGGGAGCATCATTGGTGTCAAGGGagtaaaaataaaggagctgagagAG ACCACACAGACAACTATTAAACTGTTCCAGGAGTGTTGTCCTCATTCAACGGATAGGGTCGTCCTGCTTGGCGGTAAGCCAGACAGAGTGGTTGAGTGCATCAAGATTATAATGGGACTATTGGCAGAG TCTCCCGTCAAGGGACGTGCACAGCCATACGATCCAAATTTCTACGATGAAACCTATGATTATGGTGGTTTTACAATGATGTTTGATGACCGAGGAAGACGTCCAGTTCCCTTTCAGATGCGTGGCAGGGGTGGGCCCCATCCTCCCTCTCCTGGATATGAGCGTAGAGTTCCCATGGGAATTGGGGGCAGAGGCCGTCCAATGCCCCCACCCAGAAGAGATGCTTATGATGACATGAGCCCACCAACGCGCAGGGGCCCACCACCTCTGCCCCGTACTGCaagaggtgggagaggtggccgtattctccctcccccacctccacctaGAGG TGACCGTACTCTCTATGGCAGGAACAGAATGAATGATCGCTATGATGGAATG GGTGGTTCTGGATATG GCGGCCGTGGTGGATATGGAGATTTGGGAGGGCCAATCATTACTACACAAGTCACAATCCCTAAAGAT CTGGCTGGTTCTATAATCGGTAAAGGAGGTCAGAGAATTAAGCAAATTCGTCATGAGTCTGGAGCATCCATTAAGATCGATGAACCTCTTGAAGGCTCTGAGGATCGCATAATCACCATTACAGGCACACAGGACCAGATCCAGAATGCACAGTATCTGCTGCAGAACAG TGTGAGGCAGTACTCTGGGGAGTTCTTGTAA
- the hnrnpk gene encoding heterogeneous nuclear ribonucleoprotein K isoform X6, with protein sequence METDQQDIKYNSPETNGKRPAEDHDGEQAFKRSRNNDQCVELRLLLQSKNAGAVIGKGGKNIKSLRTDYNASVSVPDSSGPERILSINADIETIGDILSKIIPTLEETLQYQHYKGKDFDCELRMLVHQSQAGSIIGVKGVKIKELRETTQTTIKLFQECCPHSTDRVVLLGGKPDRVVECIKIIMGLLAESPVKGRAQPYDPNFYDETYDYGGFTMMFDDRGRRPVPFQMRGRGGPHPPSPGYERRVPMGIGGRGRPMPPPRRDAYDDMSPPTRRGPPPLPRTARGGRGGRILPPPPPPRGDRTLYGRNRMNDRYDGMGGSGYGGRGGYGDLGGPIITTQVTIPKDLAGSIIGKGGQRIKQIRHESGASIKIDEPLEGSEDRIITITGTQDQIQNAQYLLQNSAATAAALRP encoded by the exons ATGGAAACTGATCAGCAAGACATCAAATATAACAGCCCAGAGACCAACG GCAAACGTCCCGCTGAGGACCATGATGGAGAGCAAGCCTTTAAGAGGTCTCGGAATAATGATCAGTGTGTGGAACTACGGCTTCTGTTGCAGAGCAAG AATGCTGGAGCAGTAATTGGAAAAGGTGGCAAAAATATCAAGTCATTGCGTACAGAC TACAATGCCAGTGTATCAGTCCCAGACAGCAGTGGCCCCGAGCG CATATTGAGTATAAATGCGGATATTGAAACAATTGGAGATATATTATCGAAGATCATCCCAACTTTGGAAGAG ACCTTACAGTATCAACACTATAAAGGAAAGGATTTTGACTGTGAACTAAGAATGCTTGTTCACCAAAGCCAAGCTGGGAGCATCATTGGTGTCAAGGGagtaaaaataaaggagctgagagAG ACCACACAGACAACTATTAAACTGTTCCAGGAGTGTTGTCCTCATTCAACGGATAGGGTCGTCCTGCTTGGCGGTAAGCCAGACAGAGTGGTTGAGTGCATCAAGATTATAATGGGACTATTGGCAGAG TCTCCCGTCAAGGGACGTGCACAGCCATACGATCCAAATTTCTACGATGAAACCTATGATTATGGTGGTTTTACAATGATGTTTGATGACCGAGGAAGACGTCCAGTTCCCTTTCAGATGCGTGGCAGGGGTGGGCCCCATCCTCCCTCTCCTGGATATGAGCGTAGAGTTCCCATGGGAATTGGGGGCAGAGGCCGTCCAATGCCCCCACCCAGAAGAGATGCTTATGATGACATGAGCCCACCAACGCGCAGGGGCCCACCACCTCTGCCCCGTACTGCaagaggtgggagaggtggccgtattctccctcccccacctccacctaGAGG TGACCGTACTCTCTATGGCAGGAACAGAATGAATGATCGCTATGATGGAATG GGTGGTTCTGGATATG GCGGCCGTGGTGGATATGGAGATTTGGGAGGGCCAATCATTACTACACAAGTCACAATCCCTAAAGAT CTGGCTGGTTCTATAATCGGTAAAGGAGGTCAGAGAATTAAGCAAATTCGTCATGAGTCTGGAGCATCCATTAAGATCGATGAACCTCTTGAAGGCTCTGAGGATCGCATAATCACCATTACAGGCACACAGGACCAGATCCAGAATGCACAGTATCTGCTGCAGAACAG TGCAGCTACAGCAGCCGCTTTGCGCCCTTAA